One window of Pyrus communis chromosome 12, drPyrComm1.1, whole genome shotgun sequence genomic DNA carries:
- the LOC137711166 gene encoding uncharacterized protein, translating to MRRASTLASLPLLSRSLSTVHGGATATSAPASYGLLQVALYGTTSTGSQARRRWLDSFSGGSGRQLAIGVAGTLASVAVVTSLAPEVYAKEPPPAALVPKEVVLYQYEACPFCNKVKAFLDYHDIPYKVVEVNPLSKKEIKWSDYKKVPILMVDGEQLVDSSAIIDQLNSKIVPERAAASSSDDDEEKKWRQWVDNHLVHMLSPNIYRNTSEALESFDYITSNGNFSYTEKIAVKYAGAAAMYFVSKKLKKKYNITDERASLYEAAETWVDALNGRDFLGGSKPNLADLAVFGVLRPIRYLRSGKDMVEHTRIGEWYSRMEQAVGEPARIKA from the exons ATGAGAAGGGCTTCCACTCTCGCCTCACTCCCCCTCCTCTCCCGATCCCTCTCCACCGTCCACGGCGGCGCCACTGCCACGTCAGCCCCCGCCAGCTACGGTCTTCTCCAGGTTGCTCTGTACGGGACCACCTCCACCGGTTCTCAGGCTCGCCGTCGATGGCTCGATTCGTTTTCCGGAGGTTCGGGTCGGCAGCTGGCAATTGGCGTCGCCGGAACTCTGGCCTCGGTCGCTGTCGTCACGTCGCTCGCTCCGGAGGTCTATGCGAAAGAGCCGCCTCCGGCTGCGCTTGTTCCCAAGGAGGTCGTGCTTTACCAGTACGAAGCATGCCCTTTCTGCAACAAAGTTAAAG CATTCTTGGATTACCACGATATACCCTACAAAGTTGTGGAGGTCAACCCACTTAGTAAGAAAGAGATTAAATGGTCCGATTATAAGAAGGTTCCGATACTGATGGTGGATGGGGAGCAGCTGGTTGACTCATCAG CTATAATTGATCAGTTAAATAGCAAAATTGTTCCTGAGAGAGCAGCTGCTTCTTCTTCAGATGACGATGAAGAGAAAAAGTGGCGCCA GTGGGTTGATAATCACTTGGTGCACATGTTGTCACCAAACATATACCGAAATACATCGGAGGCCCTCGAGTCCTTTGACTATATCACAAGCAATG GTAATTTTAGCTACACCGAAAAAATTGCAGTGAAGTATGCTGGTGCTGCAGCTATGTACTTTGTgtcaaagaaattgaagaagaaatataaTATTACTGATGAACGTGCCTCCCTGTATGAAGCAGCAGAAACATGGGTTGATGCTCTTAATGGGCGGGACTTCCTCG GGGGCTCCAAACCTAATTTGGCCGACCTTGCTGTTTTTGGGGTGCTAAGACCAATCCGTTATTTGAGGTCGGGTAAAGATATGGTGGAGCACACACGCATCGGTGAATGGTACTCAAGAATGGAGCAAGCCGTGGGAGAGCCTGCAAGGATTAAGGCGTAA
- the LOC137711429 gene encoding zinc finger protein VAR3, chloroplastic, translated as MSAASKLMRFGTSLFHAPTRTLSPPTPSLLSLKPFAAGLRFPRYATSSDAIESIDTVPANSTEAPPPHHPWPEWVAFVDSLKAKGYFTGTPPKESDVYTDINEVKEASFSFARDRYDVFKSLSMEDIQVVVEGGCPNLFRKAVNSAKRLRFHLRLDEGEVCSGCNLRGSCDRAYVILKESEAAARTVDIVRILLFYALDPVVFYEGEKPPGRELLETSARKLLSELLQLSETAVDPSLPKPAAKAIEKKKNYPSFIGDELSQDVEMKRGDWMCPKCNFMNFAKNLRCLQCKEDGPRKADAGDLEIEMKKSDWICTECSFMNFSRNIRCLKCKAEGPKRVGTVAVEMKKGDWTCPKCAFMNFASNRKCLRCQDPRPKKNPADWDCPSCDFMNYGRNAVCLKCNCKRPQEETTEYEEQMWRRPR; from the exons ATGTCAGCTGCTTCAAAACTCATGCGTTTTGGGACCTCACTCTTCCACGCTCCCACAAGAACTCTCTCTCCTCCTACCCCTTCACTTCTCTCTCTGAAGCCCTTCGCCGCCGGACTGCGCTTCCCCCGGTACGCCACCTCTTCGGATGCAATTGAAAGTATTGACACCGTCCCAGCCAACAGCACAGAAGCGCCGCCGCCGCACCACCCCTGGCCCGAGTGGGTGGCCTTCGTCGACAGCTTGAAGGCCAAGGGGTACTTCACCGGAACGCCGCCGAAGGAGAGCGATGTTTACACGGATATAAATGAAGTAAAGGAGGCGTCTTTCAGCTTTGCTCGTGACCGATATGATGTTTTCAA ATCGTTATCTATGGAAGATATTCAAGTAGTTGTGGAGGGTGGATGTCCCAATCTTTTCCGGAAAGCTGTGAATTCAGCAAAAAGATTGAGATTCCATTTGAGACTAGATGAAGGAGAG GTTTGCAGTGGTTGTAATCTCCGAGGTTCCTGCGATAGAGCTTATGTGATTCTTAAGGAATCTGAAGCAGCAGCACGTACAGTGGATATAGTGCGAATACTATTGTTTTATGCTCTGGATCCCGTTGTTTTTTATGAGGGAGAGAAACCGCCTGGTAGAGAGCTTCTAGAAACATCTGCAAGGAAGCTGCTTTCTGAGTTGCTTCAACTCAGCGAAACGGCTGTTGACCCATCACTTCCAAAGCCTGCTGCCAAAGCtattgagaagaagaaaaattatcCAAGTTTCATTGGTGATGAACTATCTCAAGATGTTGAAATGAAGAGAGGAGATTGGATGTGTCCCAA GTGCAATTTTATGAACTTTGCTAAAAATTTAAGATGCCTACAATGTAAAGAAGATGGCCCAAGAAAAGCTGATGCGGGTGATCTCGAAATCGAAATGAAAAAGAGTGACTGGATCTGCACTGA ATGCAGTTTCATGAACTTCTCTAGAAATATACGCTGCCTAAAGTGCAAAGCTGAAGGGCCAAAAAGAGTCGGTACAGTTGCAGTTGAAATGAAGAAAGGAGACTGGACTTGCCCAAA GTGTGCATTCATGAATTTCGCAAGCAATAGGAAGTGTTTGCGTTGTCAAGATCCCCGGCCCAAGAAAAATCCTGCAGACTGGGACTGCCCCTC atgtgatttcatgaattatgGTAGAAACGCAGTTTGCCTGAAGTGCAACTGTAAACGCCCTCAAGAAGAAACTACTGAGTACGAGGAGCAGATGTGGAGGCGTCCACGCTAG
- the LOC137709785 gene encoding loganic acid O-methyltransferase-like, with protein MAKSVAFTVNGGDSLYSYSKNSTFQRKAIDAAKELINEAVFELLHIESFSSSNAFRVTDLGCSVGPNTFLAVQNIVDALEQKYQSQGHNSQLLELQVFFNDHASNDFNELFRSLPADRRYYATGVPGSFHSRLFPKDFLHFVYSSYALQCLSKVPEEVADINSPAWNKGRIYYSNSEDQVVKAYEAQYAKDMACLLNARAQEIVCGGLMAFVVPGRPNGVPHTQVFGNKVAELIGSCLMDMANKGVISEEKLDSFNIPLYMASLDEVEAIVKANGCFSIERMENLTQEQPQANVIASALRSGMEGMFREHFGDEILDELFDSLSKKLEESSSVLKPLTSISLFVLLKRTAN; from the exons atggcaaAATCGGTGGCATTTACAGTGAACGGTGGAGACAGCCTCTACAGTTACAGCAAAAACTCAACTTTTCAG AGAAAAGCCATAGATGCTGCTAAGGAACTGATCAACGAAGCAGTTTTCGAACTTCTACACATCGAAAGCTTCTCGTCTTCAAACGCATTTCGAGTTACGGATTTAGGCTGCTCTGTCGGGCCTAACACTTTCCTGGCAGTGCAAAACATAGTCGATGCTCTGGAACAAAAGTACCAAAGCCAAGGACACAATTCTCAGCTCCTTGAGTTGCAAGTTTTCTTCAACGATCACGCCTCCAACGATTTCAACGAGCTCTTCCGATCTCTGCCTGCAGACAGGCGATACTACGCTACAGGCGTGCCGGGTTCTTTTCATTCTCGCTTGTTCCCCAAGGACTTTCTTCACTTTGTTTACTCTTCGTATGCTCTCCAGTGTCTTTCTAAAGTGCCAGAAGAAGTGGCGGACATCAACTCGCCTGCTTGGAACAAAGGGAGGATTTATTACTCGAATTCGGAAGACCAAGTCGTTAAGGCATATGAAGCTCAGTATGCCAAGGACATGGCGTGCTTGCTAAATGCCAGAGCACAAGAGATTGTTTGTGGAGGGTTGATGGCATTTGTCGTCCCAGGCCGCCCCAATGGAGTCCCTCATACACAAGTTTTCGGCAACAAGGTGGCAGAACTCATCGGATCCTGCCTCATGGACATGGCCAACAAG GGTGTCATCTCTGAAGAGAAACTGGACTCCTTCAATATACCGCTGTATATGGCTTCGCTCGATGAAGTGGAAGCGATTGTGAAAGCTAATGGATGTTTCAGCATAGAAAGAATGGAAAACTTGACTCAGGAACAACCACAGGCCAACGTAATTGCATCTGCTTTGAGATCCGGAATGGAGGGAATGTTTCGGGAGCATTTTGGAGATGAGATTCTGGATGAGCTTTTTGATTCGCTTAGCAAGAAACTCGAAGAATCCTCCTCCGTCCTCAAACCACTGACATCAATTAGcttgtttgttttgctcaaACGCACAGCAAACTGA
- the LOC137710582 gene encoding protection of telomeres protein 1a-like has protein sequence MPRGGGNYYNFTKIRDAIDSVGAKVNVIGVVLECGFPRRSRGTDWFVSVRIIDETHQDPGLLVNIFTDRSECPRILSVGDIIQFQRIMIKRHVDKVNAVFSKKFSTFAIYYGSDARSLSPYHASKTFRERDHDKNFLIDLRRWLKNFHFHEGANYFSFIREMKGGEDFNLVCKIIHIHEGAGNEWMAFVWDGTDAPPANILQKLEDETKHPLPLHLEPFPLPRDTLCSFPAVGTVLRVISQDLENDNLRLLKTGEWVKVVNLLCEVHAGLWRCVLTPFTKLRYTPKEDRLKLERKRIFNERLAQSPENLMQMPFGGFPSPQVTEVDDSDDDHAIFLTLMDVVASSELPARFKCVVRVIAASPWQAADFLFPAGIDRIKLTLEDSTARIHAFLYAEDGVKFFDGQSSVEALEIKRNALLGVRVNNDGVQDDPRRNPPWVQVWLKSETDQQGNLHYRIFSTKVVAA, from the exons ATGCCGCGTGGTGGTGGTAACTACTATAACTTCACGAAGATCAGGGACGCCATTGATTCGGTCGGCGCCAAGGTCAACGTTATCGGCGTCGTCCTCGAGTGCGGCTTCCCCCGCCGATCCAGAGGCACCG ATTGGTTTGTTTCGGTGCGTATAATCGACGAGACGCATCAGGATCCTGGGTTATTAGTTAACATTTTTACAGATAGGAGTGAGTGTCCTCGCATTTTATCTGTTGGAGACATAATCCAGTTCCAACGCATCATG ATTAAACGTCATGTAGATAAAGTAAATGCTGTTTTTTCCAAGAAGTTCTCTACCTTTGCTATTTATTACGGAAGTGATGCTAGAAGTTTAAGTCCTTATCATGCTTCCAAAACATTTCGCGAGAGAGACCATGACAAGAACTTTTTGATAGACTTGAGAAGATGGTTGAAGAATTTCCATTTTCATGAAG GTGCAAATTATTTCTCATTCATCAGAGAAATGAAAGGAGGTGaagattttaatttggtttgtaAA ATAATTCATATCCACGAGGGTgctggaaatgaatggatggccTTTGTTTGGGATGGAACCGATGCTCCACCAGCTAATATTCTTCAAAA GTTAGAAGATGAAACGAAGCACCCACTTCCCCTACATCTAGAACCATTTCCTTTGCCACGCGATACCTTATGCAGCTTTCCTGCAGTTGGAACTGTCTTAAGAGTGATATCTCAGGACCTTGAGAATGACAACCTTCGCCTGCTAAAAACTGGGGAGTGGGTGAAGGTTGTAAATTTGCTATGTGAGGTGCATGCAGGATTATGGCGTTGTGTTTTGACACCCTTTACGAAGCTTCGATATACACCAAAAGAGGACCGTCTCAAACTTGAGCGGAAAAG GATATTTAATGAACGATTAGCCCAAAGTCCAGAAAATTTAATGCAGATGCCATTTGGGGGCTTTCCGTCTCCTCAAGTCACAG AGGTTGATGATAGTGACGACGACCATGCAATATTTCTTACCTTAATGGATGTTGTCGCAAGTTCAGAG CTTCCAGCTAGATTCAAGTGTGTAGTTCGAGTCATAGCAGCTTCCCCGTGGCAGGCTGCGGACTTCCTCTTTCCTGCTGGGATTGACAGAATTAAGCTGACTCTGGAGGACTCAACCGCTAGAATTCATGCTTTTTTGTATGCAGAAGATGGG GTGAAATTTTTCGATGGCCAGTCCTCTGTCGAGGCATTGGAGATCAAACGCAATGCCTTGTTAGGAGTGAGAGTAAACAACGATGGGGTGCAAGACGACCCTCGTAGAAACCCCCCTTGGGTACAAGTTTGGCTAAAATCCGAAACTGACCAACAAGGAAATCTGCACTACCGGATTTTCAGCACCAAAGTGGTGGCGGCCTGA
- the LOC137710581 gene encoding ERAD-associated E3 ubiquitin-protein ligase component HRD3A-like, translating into MTFAARRLLFSLLIFSLYPLSLSARPFILVLTQDDLLNTPASPDDSPPAADSAPNDSPDWDEFGESAAAQSEEELDPGSWRPIFEPDPFKPDPATHPDDGYYSTVSKLIKSVSSGDTALVDEAVSEIEDSASRGVPHARSVLGFLYGTGQMRKQSKAKAFTYHYFAAEGGNMQSKMALAYTYFRQDMFDKAVKLYSELADAAVNSFLISRDSPVIEAVRIHSGAEENKDALRKSRGEEDEDFQILEYQAQKGNSAAMYKVGLFYYFGLRGLRRDHAKALSWFLKALEKGEPRAMELLGEIYARGAGVERNYTKALEWLTLAAKQDHFSAYNGMGYLYVKGYGVEKKNYTKAKEYFERAADNQDGGGHYNLGVMYLKGIGVKRDVKLACQYFIFAANAGQPKAFYQLGKMFHTGVGLKKNLPRATALYKLVAERGPWSSLSRWALESYLKGDVGKAFFLYSRMAELGYEVAQSNAAWILDKYGERSMCVGESGLCTDAERHQRAHSLWWQASEQGNEHAALLIGDAYYYGQGTEKDYERAAEAYKHARSQSNAQAMFNLGYMHEHGHGLPLDLHLAKRYYDQALEIDSAAKLPVTLALASLWIRKNYANGFLVHIIDSLPEVYPKVEEWIDTVLLEEGNATILTLFVCLLTVLYLRERQRRHAVAAPNVIAAQHHPNEHVAPAPM; encoded by the exons ATGACTTTTGCAGCTCGAAGGctcctcttctctctcctgattttctctctctaccccctctctctctccgccCGTCCCTTCATCCTCGTCCTGACACAAGACGACCTCCTAAACACCCCCGCCTCGCCCGACGACTCGCCGCCCGCCGCCGACTCAGCTCCAAATGACTCCCCCGACTGGGACGAGTTCGGCGAATCCGCCGCCGCGCAGTCCGAGGAGGAGCTCGACCCAGGCTCCTGGCGCCCAATATTCGAACCCGACCCCTTCAAGCCCGACCCGGCCACCCACCCCGACGACGGATACTACTCCACCGTCTCCAAATTAATCAAGTCCGTCAGCTCCGGAGACACTGCCCTCGTGGACGAGGCCGTTTCGGAGATCGAGGACTCGGCTTCCCGCGGCGTCCCCCACGCGCGGTCTGTGTTGGGGTTTCTGTACGGTACGGGGCAGATGAGAAAGCAGAGCAAGGCCAAGGCTTTCACGTACCATTACTTCGCCGCCGAGGGCGGCAACATGCAGTCGAAGATGGCCCTCGCGTATACTTACTTCAGGCAAGAT ATGTTTGATAAAGCTGTGAAATTGTACTCGGAATTGGCCGATGCAGCTGTGAATAGCTTCCTGATTTCGAGGGACTCGCCGGTGATCGAGGCAGTGAGGATCCACAGCGGAGCGGAGGAGAACAAGGATGCGTTGAGGAAGAGCCGCGGCGAAGAAGACGAGGACTTTCAGATTTTGGAATACCAAGCTCAGAAGGGAAACTCCGCGGCAATGTATAAGGTCGGCCTGTTTTACTATTTCGGGCTGAGAGGGTTGCGCCGCGACCATGCCAAGGCATTGTCGTGGTTTCTGAAGGCATTGGAGAAGGGAGAGCCTCGGGCTATGGAGCTCCTCGGAGAGATTTATGCTAGAGGAGCCGGCGTTGAGAGGAATTACACCAAGGCTCTGGAGTGGCTTACACTTGCAGCCAAACAGGATCATTTTTCGGCCTACAACGGAATGGGGTATTTGTATGTTAAAGGATATGGGGTCGAGAAGAAGAACTACACTAAA GCCAAGGAGTATTTTGAAAGGGCTGCTGATAATCAAGACGGTGGTGGTCACTATAACCTAGGAGTAATGTATCTCAAAGGAATTGGGGTAAAGAGAGATGTTAAACTTGCATGTCAATACTTTATATTTGCTGCTAATGCTGGTCAACCTAAGGCATTCTACCAGCTAGGGAAGATGTTTCATACTGGAGTCGGGCTTAAGAAAAATCTTCCACGG GCCACTGCATTATACAAATTAGTTGCAGAAAGGGGACCATGGAGTTCCTTGTCTCGATGGGCACTTGAATCATACTTAAAAGGGGACGTGGGCAAGGCATTTTTCTTGTATTCAAGGATGGCCGAGTTAGGCTATGAGGTAGCACAGAGTAACGCTGCATGGATTCTTGACAAATATGGGGAGCGAAGCATGTGCGTAGGCGAATCCGGTTTGTGCACTGATGCAGAAAGGCATCAGCGGGCACATTCCTTATGGTGGCAAGCATCCGAGCAGGGTAATGAACACGCTGCTTTGCTGATTGGGGATGCATATTACTATGGTCAG GGTACTGAGAAGGATTATGAACGAGCGGCAGAGGCTTACAAACATGCCAGGTCCCAGTCTAATGCCCAAGCCATGTTTAACCTTGGTTACATGCATGAGCATGGACATGGGTTGCCTTTGGATCTTCATCTTGCAAAGCGTTACTATGATCAAGCCCTAGAGATTGATTCCGCAGCAAAGTTGCCCGTCACGCTAGCCCTCGCAAGCTTATGGATACGAAAAAATTATGCCAACGGTTTCCTG GTACATATAATCGATTCATTGCCTGAAGTCTATCCCAAGGTTGAAGAATGGATTGATACCGTGCTACTTGAAGAAGGAAACGCGACAATATTAACTCTTTTTGTTTGTCTTCTTACTGTCCTATATCTACGTGAGCGACAACGCAGGCATGCTGTTGCTGCCCCGAATGTGATTGCCGCACAGCACCACCCAAATGAGCATGTTGCACCTGCACCCATGTAG